In Sphingobium amiense, a genomic segment contains:
- a CDS encoding MerR family transcriptional regulator, with protein sequence MKEEGAFLTITELAGELGVAPHILRYWETRFPTLRPLQRSGNRRYYRPADVDLARRIHRLLSVEGFTVKGAQKALEDSDGPPPAAPPEEGASLLSRLQAIRDQFARAIGD encoded by the coding sequence ATGAAGGAAGAGGGTGCTTTCCTGACCATCACCGAACTGGCCGGCGAGCTTGGCGTGGCTCCGCATATCCTGCGCTATTGGGAAACGCGCTTTCCCACGCTCCGCCCGCTGCAACGGTCGGGCAACCGGCGCTATTACCGCCCGGCCGATGTCGATCTGGCACGGCGCATCCACCGCCTGCTCTCGGTGGAGGGCTTCACCGTAAAGGGCGCGCAAAAGGCGCTGGAAGACAGCGACGGCCCGCCGCCTGCGGCACCGCCGGAGGAGGGCGCCTCGCTCCTCTCCCGGCTTCAGGCCATTCGCGACCAGTTCGCCCGCGCCATCGGCGACTAG
- the gloB gene encoding hydroxyacylglutathione hydrolase has translation MIEVVRIPVLSDNYVWLLHDGESGDTVVVDPAVAEPVLAQAQARGWKIGQIWNTHWHPDHVGGNAAIRAATGCTITGPAAEAEKIGTLDVEVAEGDRVRIGRHEAAVMEVPAHTAGHIAYHLADETMIFVGDTLFAMGCGRLFEGTAAQMFANMQRFARLPDETAVYCAHEYTLSNGRFALSVDPDNADLARRVTQVEALRAVGEATVPTTIGAERATNIFLRAASVDELAARRAAKDAA, from the coding sequence ATGATCGAAGTCGTCCGCATCCCGGTCCTTTCCGACAATTATGTCTGGCTGCTGCATGATGGGGAGAGCGGCGATACGGTCGTCGTCGATCCCGCTGTGGCGGAACCGGTGCTGGCGCAGGCGCAGGCGCGGGGGTGGAAGATCGGACAGATCTGGAACACGCACTGGCATCCCGATCATGTCGGCGGCAACGCGGCGATCAGGGCGGCGACCGGATGCACCATCACCGGCCCGGCAGCGGAAGCCGAGAAGATCGGCACGCTGGACGTCGAAGTGGCCGAAGGCGACCGGGTGCGGATCGGCCGGCACGAAGCCGCCGTCATGGAGGTGCCCGCGCATACCGCAGGACATATCGCCTATCATCTGGCGGACGAAACCATGATCTTTGTCGGGGACACGCTGTTCGCGATGGGGTGCGGACGGCTGTTCGAGGGGACGGCGGCGCAGATGTTCGCCAACATGCAGCGTTTCGCGCGCCTGCCCGACGAAACGGCGGTCTATTGCGCACACGAATATACGCTCTCGAACGGGCGCTTTGCCCTCAGCGTCGATCCGGACAATGCGGACCTCGCCCGGCGCGTGACGCAGGTGGAGGCTCTGCGCGCCGTCGGCGAGGCGACGGTGCCGACCACCATCGGCGCGGAGCGCGCGACCAACATCTTCCTGCGTGCCGCGAGCGTCGATGAACTGGCGGCGCGGCGGGCGGCGAAGGACGCGGCCTGA
- a CDS encoding integration host factor subunit alpha yields the protein MSGNGTLTRADLADSVNRHVGLSRAEAAALVESILEHMSSALERGENVKISSFGTFVLRDKTQRMGRNPKTGIEVPIEPRRVLTFRASQTMRDKVASA from the coding sequence ATGAGCGGTAACGGCACTTTGACACGGGCGGATCTGGCAGACAGCGTCAACCGTCATGTCGGACTTTCGCGGGCGGAGGCTGCGGCCTTGGTCGAATCCATTCTCGAACATATGTCGAGCGCGCTGGAACGCGGAGAAAACGTCAAGATTTCCAGCTTCGGCACATTCGTCCTGCGCGACAAGACGCAGCGCATGGGCCGCAATCCCAAGACCGGGATCGAAGTGCCGATCGAGCCGCGCCGCGTGCTGACCTTCCGCGCCAGCCAGACGATGCGCGACAAGGTCGCGTCCGCCTGA